One part of the Chlamydiales bacterium genome encodes these proteins:
- a CDS encoding glycogen/starch/alpha-glucan phosphorylase: MKNSQESQEPLVNHTNIDSTFLKKSIIHHLNYTIAKDRYTATRRDVYTSLAYTIRDLMIKRWMESQRAYYDQDAKRVYYLSLEFLMGQSLKNSMINLGIYEYCEDAIKDLGYDLEEMSYIEWDAGLGNGGLGRLAACFLDSMATMGLPAYGYGIRYEYGIFYQKIEHGYQIETPDNWLRYGNPWEVGRPEYLYPVYYGGRVHQFMDEKGILRNQWVDREEVVAMAYDTPIPGYNNRSVNTLRLWSAKSSRGFDLNYFNHGDYIRAVEDNNRTENISRVLYPNDNMFVGRDLRLRQEYFLVSATLQDIVRRYKKHHKTLDAFADKVAIQLNDTHPSLAIPELMHLFMDREGLSWDKAWDLTKKTFSYTNHTILPEALEKWPVKLLENMLPRHLQIIYEINRRLMEDVGIHYPGDVGKLARMSLIEEGSEKKVRMANLAIVGGHAVNGVSALHSDLLKAHLFKDFNEYYPNHFLNITNGVTPRRWLKLCNPNLSKLITDSIGEAWVTDLSLLSKLTTFANDSNFCKEWAKVKQENKKVLAQHIRFGHEIEVHAESLFDCQVKRFHEYKRQLMNALHMITLYNQIKDHPNAHYVPRTIIVGGKAAPGYYMAKLTIKLICNIAEIINNDPVASKFLKIVFMPNYRVSLAEMIIPAIDLSEQISTAGLEASGTSNMKFALNGALTIGTLDGANIEIKDLVGDENIFIFGLTAEEVLETKRSGYNPYEYYNKNASLKRCIDQIRDGFFSPDQLGLFKPIVDSLLSGGDHYLVLADYEAYISCQKRVSAAYSNQDAWTRSSILNVANMGNFSSDRAIAEYAKLWNISSIDI; the protein is encoded by the coding sequence ATGAAGAACTCACAAGAATCTCAAGAACCTCTAGTTAACCACACAAACATCGACTCTACCTTCCTAAAAAAGTCTATTATCCACCACCTCAACTATACCATTGCAAAAGATCGCTATACAGCAACAAGAAGGGATGTCTACACATCACTTGCCTATACTATACGCGATCTTATGATAAAAAGATGGATGGAATCTCAAAGAGCCTATTACGACCAGGATGCTAAAAGAGTCTACTATCTCTCCCTAGAATTTTTAATGGGGCAATCGCTAAAAAACAGCATGATCAACTTAGGAATCTATGAATATTGTGAAGATGCTATCAAAGATCTTGGATATGACCTTGAAGAGATGAGCTATATCGAATGGGATGCGGGCCTTGGTAATGGCGGCCTTGGAAGGCTTGCTGCTTGCTTCCTCGATTCAATGGCAACCATGGGTCTTCCTGCTTACGGATATGGAATACGTTATGAATATGGTATTTTCTATCAAAAAATTGAGCATGGATACCAGATAGAAACTCCTGACAATTGGCTGCGTTACGGAAATCCTTGGGAAGTTGGCCGTCCAGAATACCTTTATCCTGTTTATTATGGAGGCAGAGTCCATCAATTTATGGATGAAAAAGGAATACTGCGCAATCAATGGGTAGATCGTGAAGAGGTTGTTGCCATGGCTTATGATACACCTATTCCTGGATATAACAATCGATCTGTTAATACACTTCGCCTATGGTCCGCGAAATCTTCTCGCGGATTCGATTTAAATTATTTCAACCATGGAGATTATATACGAGCTGTAGAAGATAACAATCGCACTGAAAATATCTCTCGCGTGCTTTATCCTAATGATAATATGTTTGTTGGAAGAGATTTACGTCTTCGTCAAGAATACTTTCTTGTTTCTGCAACACTACAAGATATTGTTAGACGCTATAAAAAACACCACAAAACACTTGATGCCTTTGCAGACAAAGTAGCAATTCAACTCAATGACACACACCCCTCTCTTGCTATACCAGAACTAATGCACCTATTCATGGACAGAGAAGGCCTTTCTTGGGATAAGGCATGGGATTTAACCAAGAAAACATTCAGTTACACAAATCACACTATTTTACCAGAAGCCCTCGAAAAATGGCCTGTAAAACTCCTTGAAAATATGCTTCCAAGACACTTGCAAATCATTTATGAAATCAATAGACGTTTGATGGAAGATGTAGGAATCCACTATCCAGGTGATGTGGGCAAATTGGCAAGAATGTCCTTAATTGAAGAAGGCTCAGAGAAAAAAGTGAGGATGGCAAATCTTGCAATTGTTGGAGGCCATGCTGTCAATGGAGTTTCTGCTCTACATTCCGATCTATTAAAAGCTCATCTTTTTAAAGATTTTAATGAATATTACCCTAACCACTTTCTTAATATCACCAATGGTGTCACTCCCAGACGCTGGCTTAAACTTTGCAACCCTAACTTATCAAAGCTCATTACAGATTCTATTGGAGAAGCTTGGGTTACAGACCTTTCTTTACTCTCAAAACTCACTACATTTGCAAACGACAGCAATTTCTGTAAAGAATGGGCCAAAGTTAAGCAAGAAAATAAAAAGGTACTTGCTCAACACATTCGATTCGGCCATGAAATTGAGGTGCATGCTGAATCTTTATTTGATTGCCAGGTAAAGCGCTTTCACGAATACAAAAGACAGTTGATGAACGCACTTCACATGATCACGTTATATAACCAAATCAAAGACCACCCTAATGCTCACTATGTACCCAGAACAATCATTGTAGGCGGTAAAGCAGCTCCTGGCTACTATATGGCAAAGCTAACAATTAAGCTTATTTGCAATATTGCAGAAATCATCAACAATGACCCTGTTGCTAGTAAATTCTTAAAAATTGTGTTTATGCCTAATTACCGTGTTTCTCTTGCAGAAATGATCATTCCTGCAATTGACCTATCAGAACAAATTTCTACTGCTGGCTTAGAGGCTTCTGGAACTAGTAACATGAAGTTTGCGCTTAATGGTGCTTTGACAATTGGAACACTTGATGGTGCAAATATCGAAATCAAAGACCTAGTTGGCGATGAAAATATCTTTATCTTTGGTCTTACTGCAGAAGAAGTACTAGAAACTAAACGCTCTGGCTACAATCCCTATGAGTACTACAATAAGAATGCCTCCCTCAAGCGCTGCATTGACCAAATTAGAGATGGCTTTTTCTCACCAGACCAATTAGGCCTCTTCAAACCCATTGTCGATAGCCTACTTTCAGGTGGAGATCACTA